A stretch of Paenibacillus peoriae DNA encodes these proteins:
- a CDS encoding macrolide family glycosyltransferase, producing MLNILMVNFPAEGHVNPTIGMTQAFAARGDQVHYITTEKYKDRLEAVGAKVHLHSDLVRTASIDSNTPDGLSAFMKIHIQTSLDILAITQQLSKSIDFDFVFYDRFGAGELVRDYLKIPGIASSPSFLISQNRMATNLFRFNEKEPFQLDEHATTSLQLMKERFGVAPENMVQFMSNTGALNVVYTSRYFQPDGEQYGDENLFIGPSFPERKGENSFPLDRLEDKKVLYISMGTVLDHTEDFFNTCIEAFSDFEGIVVIAAGEKADFTKINPAPEHFIISPYVPQLEVLRHSDVFITHGGMNSVNEGIHFNVPLVVLPQDKDQPMVAQRLTELQAGYRITKDHINVQSLRDAVHEVLSNATYKEGVQKINDSFQQSGGTEEALAKIDAYLQNKLV from the coding sequence ATGTTAAACATATTAATGGTTAACTTTCCGGCAGAAGGACATGTGAACCCTACGATTGGGATGACGCAAGCCTTTGCAGCACGAGGGGACCAAGTACATTACATTACAACTGAGAAATACAAGGACAGACTCGAAGCAGTTGGAGCGAAGGTTCACCTGCATTCTGATCTGGTCAGGACCGCTTCTATTGATTCCAATACTCCGGATGGGTTGAGTGCATTTATGAAAATTCATATTCAGACTTCGCTGGACATATTAGCAATTACTCAGCAACTGTCTAAAAGCATTGATTTTGACTTTGTATTCTATGATAGATTCGGAGCTGGCGAGTTAGTTAGAGACTATTTGAAAATCCCTGGTATTGCTTCCTCCCCATCTTTTCTGATTTCACAGAATCGGATGGCTACCAATCTCTTTCGCTTTAATGAAAAGGAGCCGTTTCAACTTGATGAACATGCCACGACCTCACTGCAGCTCATGAAAGAAAGGTTCGGTGTTGCTCCCGAAAATATGGTTCAATTTATGAGCAATACAGGGGCTTTGAATGTTGTATATACCAGTCGATATTTCCAACCAGACGGTGAACAGTATGGTGACGAGAATCTCTTTATTGGTCCCAGCTTTCCAGAACGTAAAGGGGAAAATTCATTTCCACTGGACAGACTAGAGGATAAAAAGGTTTTGTATATTTCGATGGGAACTGTTCTGGACCATACTGAAGACTTTTTTAACACCTGTATTGAAGCTTTTTCCGATTTTGAAGGTATCGTCGTGATTGCAGCTGGCGAGAAAGCTGACTTTACGAAAATCAATCCGGCGCCAGAGCACTTTATCATCTCGCCCTATGTTCCCCAATTGGAGGTATTACGTCATTCAGATGTGTTTATTACTCATGGTGGAATGAATAGTGTAAATGAAGGAATTCACTTTAACGTACCCTTGGTTGTACTGCCGCAGGACAAGGATCAGCCCATGGTCGCGCAGCGGTTAACAGAACTTCAAGCTGGCTATCGCATAACCAAAGACCACATCAATGTACAATCGTTAAGAGATGCCGTACATGAGGTACTGTCGAACGCAACGTATAAAGAGGGCGTACAAAAAATAAATGATAGCTTCCAGCAATCTGGCGGTACAGAAGAAGCCCTCGCAAAAATTGATGCCTATCTTCAAAATAAGCTTGTGTAA
- a CDS encoding LacI family DNA-binding transcriptional regulator, with the protein MATIHDVALKAGVSVTTVSRVMNNRGYISETTRKKVFDAMEELNYQPNEIARSLLRKQSNIIGLIIPNVSHPFFSELANQVEYFAYQYGCKVLLCNSHMDPVKEKVYIDMLKRNRVDGIIMGSHTLEVEEYRHLNSPIVTFDRQIDPYIPYISSDNYRGGELATELLIRKGCRKIAHICGNLELNMLSNERTKAFRDVVGKHNVQHVIVQTDLNVFDQKEYERIISKLVHEHPDVDGVFATSDIIAAFALKEYIRAGRHVPENVRIVGFDDVSVASWLTPELTSVRQPIADIGRLAVELIRRQAEGEQVQPVNLLPVELIERATT; encoded by the coding sequence ATGGCGACAATTCATGATGTAGCATTAAAAGCGGGCGTGTCGGTCACTACCGTATCCCGTGTAATGAATAACCGGGGATATATCAGCGAAACTACACGCAAAAAAGTGTTCGACGCAATGGAGGAACTTAATTATCAACCCAATGAAATAGCACGATCTCTGCTACGTAAGCAGTCCAATATTATTGGCCTTATTATTCCCAATGTCTCGCATCCTTTCTTCAGTGAGCTTGCCAATCAGGTTGAGTATTTCGCCTATCAGTATGGCTGCAAGGTCCTGCTGTGCAATTCACATATGGATCCCGTGAAAGAGAAAGTGTATATTGATATGTTGAAGCGGAATCGGGTGGATGGCATCATTATGGGTAGCCATACATTAGAAGTAGAAGAGTACCGACATTTGAATTCACCGATCGTGACGTTTGATAGGCAGATTGACCCGTATATTCCTTACATATCCTCGGATAATTATCGCGGAGGCGAACTGGCTACGGAGCTGCTCATTCGCAAAGGCTGCCGGAAAATTGCCCATATCTGCGGAAATCTGGAGCTGAACATGCTGTCCAATGAACGAACCAAGGCATTCCGGGATGTGGTGGGTAAGCATAATGTCCAGCATGTGATTGTTCAAACGGACTTGAATGTGTTCGACCAGAAGGAGTACGAGCGGATCATTTCAAAACTCGTTCATGAACATCCGGATGTGGATGGGGTGTTCGCAACAAGTGATATTATTGCTGCTTTCGCGCTGAAGGAATATATTCGCGCTGGAAGGCATGTGCCAGAGAATGTGCGTATTGTAGGCTTCGATGATGTAAGTGTTGCTTCCTGGCTGACGCCGGAACTTACATCGGTAAGACAGCCGATTGCAGACATCGGCAGACTGGCGGTCGAGCTGATCCGCAGGCAGGCGGAGGGGGAGCAGGTACAACCTGTCAATCTGTTGCCTGTTGAACTAATTGAGCGTGCAACGACCTGA
- a CDS encoding carbohydrate ABC transporter permease: MTRKRVASSVIKFIVLTVILILFIVPFVFLLINSFKENMAITSNPLSLPESFSMVNYMNAFDKMNYIAAFTNSLVITVLSVLFISLFAAMTAHYFVRNNTKFNQYTFMLMVASMIIPFQAIMIPLVKIYGSLDLLNSKWSLIYMYIGFGSSLAVFIYHGFVKSIPKELEEAALIDGCTRVQTFFRIVFPVLMPTTATISILNVLWIWNDFLLPSLILVDPEQRTLPLSTYNFYGTYTVDYGPLMASLVLTIFPIIIIYLFAQKYIIQGVMQGSIK, encoded by the coding sequence ATGACAAGAAAAAGAGTTGCTTCCTCCGTAATCAAATTCATTGTGCTGACAGTCATACTCATATTGTTCATCGTACCGTTCGTCTTTCTGCTGATCAATTCGTTCAAAGAAAACATGGCCATCACCTCAAATCCGTTATCGCTTCCAGAGAGCTTCAGTATGGTCAATTATATGAATGCATTTGATAAAATGAATTACATCGCTGCCTTCACCAACTCATTGGTCATAACGGTGTTAAGCGTTCTGTTTATATCGCTGTTTGCGGCGATGACGGCTCATTATTTTGTCAGAAACAACACCAAGTTCAACCAATATACATTTATGCTGATGGTTGCATCCATGATCATTCCATTCCAGGCTATCATGATTCCATTGGTGAAAATCTACGGGTCACTTGATCTGCTGAACAGTAAGTGGTCGCTGATTTATATGTATATCGGTTTTGGTAGCTCGCTGGCCGTCTTCATTTATCATGGTTTCGTAAAGAGTATTCCAAAAGAACTGGAGGAAGCGGCGCTAATTGACGGCTGCACGCGGGTTCAAACATTCTTCCGGATCGTGTTTCCGGTACTGATGCCCACGACTGCCACCATTTCCATTCTCAATGTGCTGTGGATCTGGAATGATTTTCTGCTGCCTTCCCTCATTCTGGTCGATCCGGAGCAAAGGACACTTCCGTTGTCCACGTATAACTTTTATGGAACCTATACAGTGGATTATGGTCCATTGATGGCAAGTTTGGTACTGACGATATTTCCGATCATTATCATCTATCTGTTCGCCCAGAAGTATATTATTCAGGGTGTTATGCAAGGTTCGATTAAATAA
- a CDS encoding carbohydrate ABC transporter permease gives MITEKGVWNRLRTRLLFTGPTLFAFITVMIIPFLYGIYLTFTNWDGISTTLSLVGIQNYLAVFRDIEFWKSFGLTLKYVFYTVVLINVIAFMLAYVLTKGLKGQSIFRAGFFLPNLVGGIVLGFIWQFIFNNVLVYLGQHASIQSLSTTWLADPDKAFWALVIVTVWQNAGYMMVIYIAGLTGVPNDIMEAASIDGANSWTRLRKMVLPLMVPSFIVCIFLSLQRGFMVYDVNLALTKGGPFSSTQMVSMHVYEKAFLSRDYGVGQAEAFVLFLMVALITLLQVYFSKKLEVEA, from the coding sequence ATGATTACGGAAAAAGGAGTATGGAACCGGCTGCGGACGCGGCTACTGTTTACGGGCCCAACCTTGTTTGCCTTCATAACGGTAATGATTATTCCATTTTTGTATGGCATCTATCTGACGTTCACAAACTGGGATGGTATTTCCACCACACTATCGCTGGTAGGCATCCAAAACTATCTGGCTGTTTTTAGAGATATCGAGTTTTGGAAGTCATTCGGCTTGACGCTCAAGTATGTGTTTTATACCGTTGTTCTTATCAATGTGATCGCTTTTATGCTGGCTTATGTGCTGACTAAAGGGTTAAAAGGGCAGAGTATTTTCCGGGCAGGATTTTTCCTGCCCAACCTTGTCGGGGGCATTGTACTCGGTTTTATCTGGCAGTTTATATTCAACAACGTGCTTGTCTATTTGGGACAACATGCCAGTATACAGTCGCTCAGCACGACTTGGCTGGCTGATCCCGACAAAGCGTTCTGGGCACTCGTGATTGTAACGGTGTGGCAGAACGCGGGTTACATGATGGTCATTTACATCGCGGGATTGACGGGTGTGCCGAATGATATTATGGAGGCCGCAAGCATTGATGGGGCAAACAGCTGGACCAGACTGCGGAAAATGGTATTGCCCTTGATGGTTCCTTCTTTCATCGTATGTATATTTTTGTCCCTGCAACGCGGATTTATGGTCTATGACGTGAACCTTGCGCTCACGAAAGGTGGGCCGTTCAGCAGTACTCAAATGGTGTCGATGCATGTGTATGAAAAGGCATTCCTTTCCCGTGATTATGGTGTGGGGCAAGCAGAAGCATTCGTGTTGTTCCTGATGGTTGCTCTCATCACTCTGCTTCAGGTTTATTTTAGTAAGAAGTTGGAGGTGGAGGCGTAA
- a CDS encoding response regulator yields the protein MKYKVLIVDDHWVVREGLKLVLETHDSYEVIGEAGEGVTALKLIEELQPDVILLDLYMPQMSGLETMKALREKQNETPVIILTTYNEDDLMIKGLSLGAKGYLLKDTSRENLFRTIESALRGETLLQPEITARVFAATNKREAEAKSHERNLVLTDKERHILKSVAHGFKSKEIAFDMGISERTVKAHLTNIYNKLGVDSRSEAVAVSLERGILQL from the coding sequence ATGAAATACAAGGTTTTAATCGTCGATGATCATTGGGTAGTTAGAGAAGGATTAAAGCTGGTGCTGGAGACCCATGACAGCTATGAAGTGATTGGTGAGGCTGGAGAAGGTGTAACGGCTCTTAAATTGATCGAAGAACTTCAGCCGGATGTCATCCTGTTGGATTTATATATGCCGCAAATGAGTGGTTTGGAAACCATGAAGGCCCTCAGAGAAAAACAAAATGAAACGCCAGTCATTATCCTGACGACCTATAACGAAGATGATTTAATGATTAAAGGACTCTCTTTGGGAGCAAAAGGATATTTGTTGAAAGATACCAGTCGGGAAAACCTATTTCGCACGATTGAGTCTGCGCTAAGGGGTGAAACGCTGCTTCAGCCAGAAATAACAGCAAGGGTATTTGCTGCCACGAATAAGAGAGAAGCTGAGGCAAAGTCACATGAAAGAAACTTAGTTCTGACTGATAAGGAAAGACATATATTAAAGTCTGTTGCACATGGTTTTAAAAGTAAGGAAATTGCGTTTGATATGGGAATTTCCGAGCGTACCGTAAAGGCACATTTAACGAATATTTATAACAAGCTTGGTGTTGATTCCAGATCTGAAGCCGTTGCTGTTTCGTTGGAACGTGGTATTTTACAGCTTTAG
- a CDS encoding H-type small acid-soluble spore protein, with the protein MNVQRAQEIASSSIMANVLCDGLPIYIQHVNEQRETARIYALNNPEEEREVPLYALTERDQTLE; encoded by the coding sequence GTGAATGTTCAAAGAGCGCAAGAAATAGCGTCCTCTTCCATAATGGCGAATGTGTTGTGTGATGGGCTACCCATTTATATTCAGCATGTGAATGAACAGCGTGAGACGGCACGGATCTATGCGCTGAACAACCCGGAAGAGGAACGGGAAGTGCCTTTGTACGCGTTAACAGAACGAGATCAGACCCTTGAATAG
- a CDS encoding glycoside hydrolase family 32 protein gives MLRPDYRLNYHLMAEFGWMNDPNGFIQYNGQYHLFYQHYPYKSVWGPMHWGHAVSRDLMKWDYLPVALAPDGEFDQDGCFSGSAIEQDGKLVLMYTGHVVTGPDKDQDYKQSQGIAVSEDGVTFEKWEGNPVIGYDAVPDTISRKDFRDPKVFRHEDQYYAVLGSNDAQGNGLVLLYRSEDLKSWTYVNVLAVSDGRFGDNWECPDLFPLGGRHVFMLSPQRMPPQGEAYRNLHSTMYGIGDFNAEAGTFTAERYAQVDHGFDFYAPQSTLDDKGRRIVIGWMDMWESEMPTQQGHHWAGAMSLPREAVIDHDRLLFRPLEEVENYRSNLFEQRDILLTGEQIMETFGDSYELKAVFEFEASNTNEFGLKLRVGDEEETVLSYRPDDGLFRFNRERAGIGPGGERRVPLNLNEGRLELRIFVDKSSVEIFIGDGEYVLTGRVYPGAESTGIRAFTSGKCTMASFQKWDIST, from the coding sequence ATGCTTCGGCCGGATTATCGGCTGAACTACCATTTAATGGCTGAATTCGGCTGGATGAATGATCCGAACGGCTTCATTCAATATAACGGGCAGTATCACTTGTTCTATCAACATTACCCGTATAAATCAGTATGGGGACCGATGCACTGGGGACATGCAGTCAGCCGCGATCTTATGAAGTGGGATTATCTACCGGTCGCTTTGGCACCGGACGGCGAGTTCGACCAGGATGGCTGCTTCTCTGGCAGTGCGATAGAGCAGGACGGGAAGCTTGTCCTGATGTATACCGGACATGTTGTAACCGGGCCTGACAAGGATCAGGATTACAAGCAGTCACAAGGGATTGCAGTATCGGAGGACGGGGTGACATTCGAAAAGTGGGAGGGCAATCCGGTCATCGGTTATGACGCCGTACCGGACACGATCAGCCGTAAAGACTTCCGTGACCCTAAGGTGTTCAGGCACGAAGATCAATATTACGCCGTTCTTGGTTCTAATGATGCCCAAGGGAACGGACTTGTACTGCTTTATCGTTCTGAAGACCTGAAAAGCTGGACGTATGTCAATGTACTAGCCGTGAGTGACGGACGTTTCGGCGATAATTGGGAGTGTCCGGATTTGTTCCCGCTTGGCGGTCGGCACGTATTTATGCTGTCTCCACAGCGCATGCCCCCTCAGGGAGAAGCATACCGCAATCTGCATTCCACCATGTACGGTATAGGTGATTTCAATGCGGAGGCTGGAACATTTACGGCAGAGCGGTATGCTCAGGTAGATCACGGATTCGATTTCTATGCCCCGCAGTCAACCTTGGATGATAAAGGGCGGCGAATCGTCATCGGATGGATGGATATGTGGGAGTCGGAGATGCCGACCCAGCAAGGGCACCATTGGGCGGGTGCAATGAGTCTTCCGCGGGAAGCGGTTATCGACCACGACAGATTGCTGTTCCGTCCGCTTGAAGAGGTGGAAAATTACCGATCCAATCTGTTCGAACAGCGGGATATCTTGCTGACAGGCGAGCAGATCATGGAAACGTTCGGAGATAGCTACGAACTGAAGGCGGTATTTGAGTTCGAAGCCAGTAACACCAATGAATTCGGCTTGAAGCTGCGAGTGGGCGACGAAGAGGAGACTGTACTCTCGTATCGTCCCGATGACGGTCTGTTCCGTTTTAACCGTGAGCGTGCAGGTATAGGCCCGGGCGGAGAGAGAAGAGTGCCTTTAAACTTAAACGAGGGCCGTCTGGAGCTTCGGATTTTTGTCGATAAAAGCTCGGTGGAAATATTCATCGGCGACGGTGAATACGTCCTCACAGGAAGAGTGTATCCGGGAGCAGAATCTACAGGCATTCGAGCGTTCACGAGCGGAAAGTGTACGATGGCTTCGTTTCAGAAGTGGGATATCTCCACATAG
- a CDS encoding efflux RND transporter periplasmic adaptor subunit → MKLKKKGIRIMIAGVALAIVASGCSSATENSVTEASHPVKVEKLAMKPLANDFNLAGTLQASNEANVSFEADGRILSTMVEVGDSVEKGSVLAKLDTSNYQLQLDRAKATMEKAKAGVSQAEASVQSAQAGIHSSQSQVNAAQSKLQELNNGAKKQEIAQSQNAVTVATNNYNKKKADAARSQSLFQAGAVSLTENENAQLELANAQKSLSDAQEKLSLLLAGASQEQRAQASAGVDQARAGLESARATIQQGLASKAQAQATYDDALAAYEQSSLSLKKATLTSPITGVVIEKKISDGQLGSSGSEAFVVGNIKTLKVLLPVPDSEILSWKKNQKVNISLYDEMRTGTVTQIYPSTNSKTGSINVEVSIPNPELNWKPGQVISASKSINQNEALLVPVEAVISTGNDPYVFKAVNGKAVKTPIKLGKVTNNQLEVVSGLQAGDQIVTQGAGTLFNGDLLGNGVPGKSEESSE, encoded by the coding sequence ATGAAGTTGAAGAAAAAAGGAATTAGGATAATGATTGCAGGGGTTGCATTAGCTATCGTAGCTTCCGGTTGCTCCAGTGCAACGGAGAACTCTGTAACAGAAGCCAGTCACCCGGTGAAAGTGGAGAAACTTGCAATGAAGCCTTTGGCCAATGATTTTAATTTGGCGGGGACATTGCAGGCAAGTAATGAGGCCAATGTTTCCTTTGAAGCGGATGGACGTATATTGAGCACTATGGTTGAGGTTGGGGATTCAGTAGAAAAAGGGAGTGTCCTTGCGAAGCTAGATACATCCAATTACCAGTTGCAGCTGGATCGGGCAAAGGCAACCATGGAAAAGGCAAAGGCTGGTGTTAGCCAAGCGGAGGCTTCTGTCCAATCGGCACAGGCGGGCATTCATAGTTCGCAATCCCAGGTCAATGCGGCCCAATCGAAATTGCAGGAATTGAACAATGGCGCCAAAAAGCAGGAGATAGCACAGTCTCAAAATGCGGTTACTGTAGCAACTAATAATTATAACAAGAAGAAAGCGGATGCCGCACGCTCCCAAAGTCTATTCCAGGCAGGTGCGGTATCTTTAACGGAAAATGAGAATGCGCAGCTGGAATTAGCAAACGCACAAAAAAGCTTAAGTGATGCGCAAGAGAAATTGTCTCTTTTGCTTGCAGGGGCATCCCAGGAACAGCGTGCCCAAGCTTCGGCCGGCGTAGATCAGGCCAGAGCAGGGCTGGAATCGGCTAGGGCTACTATACAACAAGGGCTAGCCAGTAAAGCTCAGGCACAGGCTACCTATGATGATGCATTGGCTGCTTATGAACAGTCATCCTTGTCACTGAAAAAAGCGACTTTAACCTCCCCGATCACTGGTGTTGTGATTGAAAAAAAGATATCTGATGGTCAACTGGGCTCCAGTGGAAGTGAGGCATTTGTTGTCGGAAATATCAAGACTTTAAAAGTACTCCTCCCCGTACCAGACAGTGAAATCTTATCGTGGAAGAAAAACCAAAAAGTTAATATCTCTCTCTACGATGAAATGAGAACAGGAACCGTCACCCAGATCTATCCATCGACGAACTCCAAAACGGGAAGCATCAATGTGGAAGTTAGCATTCCCAATCCCGAACTGAATTGGAAACCTGGTCAAGTCATCAGCGCATCTAAAAGCATAAATCAAAACGAAGCGCTTTTAGTGCCCGTAGAGGCCGTAATTAGTACGGGAAATGATCCTTATGTCTTTAAAGCTGTAAATGGAAAAGCTGTCAAAACACCGATTAAACTGGGGAAAGTGACTAATAATCAGCTCGAAGTGGTCTCTGGGCTACAGGCAGGAGATCAAATCGTTACGCAAGGAGCAGGAACCTTATTTAATGGTGATTTACTTGGGAATGGTGTACCTGGGAAATCGGAGGAGTCGTCCGAATGA
- a CDS encoding sensor histidine kinase produces the protein MNDEFNVQVQNVDPEISESEGEFEKKDISKVLTIIWIFIIYSESVILQHLSSGLNLLQSVLFTVIVILHILLYLHAQRVAKYFSWAYFVVQGGLIFSSAFLLPDSFSIVLVGLMPILVGQSIGIYYKPLKVILVFLISYVLFCVAVVWHNDGRQFVLFIPLFFLIAVVIVAYAILFLKQVQARIRTQNVLKELEIAHQKVEELTIANERQRMARDLHDTLAQGLAGLIMQLEAIDAHLTKGSTQRAQEIVQQSMSQVRRTLSDSRRAIDNLRSKTISEVDFAEAVEEEIQRFTMATSIRVIRNIKIKASVPRLVFEHGLFIISECLTNVAKHSHANTVWISILDNEGKIEIEIRDDGKGFDTDIIAKQTGHYGIIGIHERVRMLGGKINISSIFQEGTAIKIEAPLTKGDLL, from the coding sequence ATGAACGATGAATTCAATGTACAGGTCCAGAATGTAGATCCGGAAATAAGTGAAAGTGAAGGTGAATTTGAGAAAAAAGATATTTCCAAAGTATTAACTATAATATGGATTTTTATAATTTATAGTGAGTCTGTCATTCTTCAACATTTGTCTAGTGGTCTAAATCTGCTGCAAAGTGTCTTATTTACTGTAATCGTCATATTACACATCCTCTTGTACTTGCATGCTCAAAGAGTTGCAAAATATTTTTCATGGGCTTATTTTGTTGTGCAAGGGGGATTGATCTTTTCAAGTGCATTTCTTCTACCTGACAGTTTCTCCATTGTGCTGGTTGGGTTAATGCCAATTTTGGTGGGTCAGAGTATAGGTATTTATTACAAGCCGCTTAAGGTCATTCTTGTATTTTTGATTTCCTATGTACTTTTTTGTGTGGCTGTAGTCTGGCATAATGATGGCAGGCAATTTGTATTGTTCATCCCGCTATTTTTTCTCATTGCAGTTGTTATAGTAGCTTATGCCATTCTTTTTCTCAAACAAGTTCAAGCACGAATCCGAACGCAAAACGTTCTTAAAGAACTTGAAATCGCACATCAAAAGGTCGAAGAACTTACAATCGCTAACGAACGACAACGTATGGCCCGTGATCTTCATGATACGCTGGCGCAGGGACTTGCTGGGCTAATCATGCAACTTGAAGCCATTGATGCTCATCTGACAAAAGGAAGTACGCAAAGAGCTCAGGAGATCGTCCAACAATCGATGTCACAAGTGCGAAGAACATTGTCTGATTCAAGGCGAGCTATAGACAATCTGCGTTCAAAAACCATCTCGGAAGTTGATTTTGCAGAAGCCGTGGAGGAAGAAATACAGCGATTCACAATGGCTACGAGCATTCGTGTAATCCGCAACATCAAAATTAAAGCTTCGGTTCCCAGACTGGTGTTCGAACATGGATTGTTTATTATAAGCGAGTGTTTAACCAACGTAGCGAAGCATTCACATGCGAATACTGTATGGATAAGTATTTTGGATAACGAAGGTAAGATTGAAATCGAGATTCGTGATGATGGAAAAGGATTTGATACGGATATTATTGCCAAGCAAACAGGGCATTACGGAATAATAGGTATACATGAACGTGTACGGATGCTGGGTGGAAAAATCAATATCAGCAGTATATTTCAAGAAGGTACGGCTATAAAAATAGAGGCGCCTCTTACTAAAGGAGACCTATTATGA
- a CDS encoding ABC transporter substrate-binding protein codes for MSKFKRVQWMVMLLLLVMVVSACGGSGGEGNSASGGGSGDSKNVKITLLNSKGEILPQLEEAAKAFQKDNPGITVEIQPVPTGGSPFERASALYASGNPPTMIMLDTGDVEKFKDRILDLSGEKWNKDTVENATTATTVDGKNYAFPLAVEGYGFIYNKAVVDKAVGGSFDPTTIKTRNDLEKLFQQIEASGKKALVISPMDWSLGAHYLPLAYAGQNKDMAEVDKFMASLKTGQASLANNPVFNGLMDTFDLMMKYNIDQASPLAGAYERGPELLGKGEVGIWFMGNWAWPQINSFDTANKEYGFLPVPISNNADDYGNQEISSAVSKRIVIDKEKTTPEQQDAAKKFLNWIVYDEKGQDFLVNQANIIPAFKNITLPAADPLGKSIQDYIAKGKSEQSMSMLPADHWSKTGSSMQKYLAKQGDRATLVKEIENYWKTVK; via the coding sequence GTGAGTAAATTCAAAAGAGTTCAATGGATGGTAATGCTGCTTCTTTTAGTTATGGTGGTGTCTGCATGTGGTGGCTCCGGTGGAGAAGGTAATTCGGCTTCTGGAGGGGGATCAGGGGATTCAAAAAATGTGAAGATTACGCTTTTGAACTCCAAAGGCGAAATCCTTCCACAGCTGGAGGAAGCCGCTAAGGCCTTCCAGAAAGACAATCCGGGTATTACTGTTGAAATCCAGCCGGTTCCGACTGGTGGGTCGCCTTTTGAGCGTGCCTCCGCTTTGTACGCATCCGGAAACCCGCCGACCATGATCATGCTAGATACAGGTGATGTGGAGAAGTTCAAGGACCGTATCCTCGATCTGAGCGGAGAAAAGTGGAATAAGGACACAGTTGAAAACGCTACCACAGCTACGACGGTTGACGGCAAAAATTACGCGTTTCCGCTGGCTGTTGAAGGCTACGGATTCATTTACAACAAAGCCGTTGTAGATAAAGCGGTAGGCGGAAGCTTTGATCCTACCACAATTAAAACCCGAAATGACCTTGAAAAACTGTTTCAGCAAATTGAGGCATCTGGTAAGAAAGCATTGGTGATTTCACCAATGGACTGGTCTCTGGGCGCTCATTATTTGCCTCTTGCTTATGCAGGCCAGAACAAAGACATGGCTGAAGTGGACAAATTCATGGCGTCACTAAAAACGGGCCAGGCTAGCTTGGCTAATAATCCTGTATTTAACGGACTTATGGATACATTCGACCTCATGATGAAATACAACATCGATCAGGCTTCTCCGCTAGCAGGAGCTTATGAACGCGGACCGGAGCTGCTCGGCAAAGGTGAAGTTGGCATTTGGTTCATGGGCAACTGGGCATGGCCGCAAATCAACAGTTTTGATACGGCTAACAAAGAATATGGTTTCTTGCCTGTACCCATCAGTAACAATGCCGATGACTACGGCAATCAGGAGATTTCGTCCGCTGTATCCAAGCGCATTGTTATTGACAAGGAGAAGACTACTCCGGAACAGCAAGATGCGGCGAAGAAGTTCCTGAACTGGATCGTATATGATGAGAAAGGCCAGGATTTCCTCGTGAACCAAGCGAACATTATCCCGGCGTTCAAAAATATTACACTGCCTGCGGCCGACCCGCTTGGCAAGTCCATCCAGGATTATATTGCAAAAGGCAAGTCAGAGCAGTCGATGAGCATGCTGCCTGCGGACCACTGGTCTAAGACAGGATCTTCCATGCAAAAGTATCTGGCGAAACAGGGAGATCGTGCAACACTGGTTAAAGAAATCGAAAACTACTGGAAAACCGTTAAATAA